A region from the Lolium perenne isolate Kyuss_39 chromosome 4, Kyuss_2.0, whole genome shotgun sequence genome encodes:
- the LOC127349172 gene encoding expansin-A18, translating to MAGGKGFILQLFLVCLAAPAVRSSWLQGTATFYGGSDGSGTMGGACGYTNLYDQGYGLSNAALSTVLFNDGASCGQCYLIICDQSKSTMCKTGKAITVTATNLCPPNYNLPNDNGGWCNPPRPHFDMSQPAWLNIGIYEAGIIPVVYQQVKCWRTGGLRFTILGFNYFELVLVTNVAGSGSIKSISVKGTNTGWTQMSRNWGVIWQGMSGLAGQSLSFSISSTGGQNIIFQNVIPAGWTFGQTYSTWQQFDY from the exons ATGGCAGGTGGGAAGGGCTTCATCCTACAGCTGTTCTTGGTGTGCTTGGCGGCGCCGGCGGTCAGGTCGAGCTGGCTCCAGGGCACCGCCACCTTCTACGGCGGCAGCGACGGCTCCGGCACAATGG GTGGCGCTTGTGGGTACACCAATCTGTACGACCAGGGGTACGGGCTCAGCAACGCAGCGCTGAGCACAGTGCTGTTCAACGACGGGGCCTCGTGCGGGCAGTGCTACCTCATCATCTGCGACCAGAGCAAGTCCACTATGTGCAAGACAGGAAAGGCcatcaccgtcaccgccaccaacTTATGCCCGCCCAACTACAACCTCCCCAACGACAACGGCGGCTGGTGCAACCCTCCTCGCCCTCACTTTGACATGTCCCAGCCAGCGTGGCTCAACATCGGAATCTACGAGGCCGGCATCATCCCCGTCGTCTACCAACA AGTCAAATGCTGGAGAACGGGTGGGCTCCGATTCACCATATTAGGTTTCAACTACTTTGAGCTGGTGCTGGTAACCAATGTGGCCGGGAGCGGGTCGATCAAGAGCATCTCGGTGAAGGGTACCAACACCGGGTGGACACAGATGTCCAGAAACTGGGGCGTCATCTGGCAGGGCATGTCAGGGCTGGCGGGGCAGTCGCTCTCATTCAGTATCAGCTCCACGGGAGGACAGAACATCATCTTCCAGAACGTCATACCGGCGGGGTGGACGTTCGGCCAGACCTACTCCACCTGGCAGCAGTTCGACTACTAA